Part of the Roseofilum capinflatum BLCC-M114 genome, AGGGTATTAGAATCCGTAGCTGGAGACGGATCGACATTGGAGAGAACGGGAACCTTGGCTTCAGCAAAAGATGCTGTTTCTAGAACCGCTTGAAACTTTTGTGAGGCCTCTTCCATAAAGGGAGAATGGAAAGCTCCAGAAACGGGGAGAGCCACGGCTTTTTTCACTTTAATTTGCCCCATCACCTGCTCGACGGCTTCGGGTTTGCCCGAAATTACGACTTGCATGGCGCTATTGTCGTTAGCGAGTACCACATCGGGGTTTTTTTCTAAGGCTTCCTGGAGTTGGTCAGATTTAAAGCCAATCAAGGCGGCCATTTTGCCCCCAGAAGCATTTTCCATCAGTTCTGCCCGGCACTTAACTAATTCTAGTCCGGTGGCAAAATCAAAGACTCCAGCCGCATAAAGGGCGACGTATTCACCGAGACTATGGCCGGCGACTAGATCGGGGGAGTGTCCTTTTTCTCGTAAGAGGTCAATTAGAATGGTTTCGATCGCATACAAACAAGGTTGAGTATACAGAGTTCGAGATAAAGTTTCCGCTTCGCTTTGACAGAGGTCTAGAACTGACCATCCTAAAATTTGTTCGGCTTGAGCCAAGCGATCTTGAGCGATCGGGGTATCTTTAAGGTCGATACCCATACCCGTTTTTTGCGATCCTTGTCCAGGGAATAACCAGGCTGTTTTTGTCATAAATTGATTGGGTAATGAGTAATGGGTAGTGGGTAATGGGTAATGGGTAATGGGTAATAGTCAAAACTTAAGGCTGTAAGTTATTGGAAAGGGGGGAGGCAAAAGGCAAAACTTGGTTTTCTCTATTCCCTATTCCCTATTCCCTATTCCCTATTCCCTTAATTAACGTCCCCAGCGAAAGATAGCCGATCCCCAGGTTAAGCCGGCTCCAAATCCAGAAGCGGCGATTAGATCGCCGGGTTGGATTTTTCCAGAGCGGACGGCTTCATCGAGTACCAGGGGAATGGAGGCAGCCGAGGTATTGCCATAGTTGGCTAAGTTACTCAATACTTTTTCCTGGGGAATATTGAGCCGTTTGGCCACAGCATCGAGGATACGTTGGTTGGCTTGATGGAGAATCAGCCAATCGATTTGCTCGCTGCTGATTTGGGCATGAAAGAGGGCTTTCTCAATCACTTCAGGCACTTTTTGCACGGCAAAGCGATAGACTTCTTTGCCGTTCATGGTGATAAATTGATAGGTTCCTTGACCGACGCTGAGGTTAGGAATGATTTCCTCATATTTGGGTTGGTAGGCCAGTTGCAGACAGTGGTTTTGAGTGCCATCACTTTTGAGTTCAAAACCGAGCAGGCGATCGCCTGGGTTGGCTTCCATGACGATCGCCCCTGCACCATCGCCAAATAGGACGCATGTGGTGCGATCGCTCCAATTGACCCATCGAGAGAGTAGATCTGCGCCAATCACTAACACCTTTTGGTAAGTTCCGGTGCGAATATATTGGGCAGCCGTCACCAAAGCAAAAAGGAACCCAGAGCAAGCCGCCGTTAAATCAAAGGCGACGGCTTGATGGGCCCCTAATGCGGCTTGGATTTGACTAGCATTGCCAAATAGATCGTCGGGGGTGGAGGTAGCCAGCAGGATCAAATCGAGATCGGTGGGGGAAATTCCCGCTTGCTCTATGGCTTTGAATCCTGCTTGGGTGGCGATCGCCGTTAAGGACTCACCCTCACCAGCCACGCGACGATTTTTAATTCCCGTCCGAGTGCTAATCCACTCATCTGAGGTTTCCACTCGCTCCGATAGTCCCTGATTGGTCAGTTTCGCTCCAGGGGTAGCCGAACCACTACCGGTTATTGCAATGCCCATATGTTTCATATATTTGTTTATTTTTTCAAGGGAAATTTTCCGGCTTGAAAACCCAAGTTATCCCTCACTATCCTGGTCTCCCGAACTTGCTCCTAAACCGGCCACCGTTTTTTGGTATTGTCCTCGGAGTCGGTCTAAGACCCGATTATCTACGGCCTCTTTGCCTAAACGAATGGCATTAAAAATGGTTGGCGCTTGGGCAGAGCCATGACTAATAATACAGACTCCTGCCACTCCTAAAAGAAGGGCCCCACCATGTTCGGCATGATCTAACCGTTGTTTAATCCGTCGCAGATTGGGTTTCAAGATTGCTGTCCCAATTTGGCCATGGAGACCTTGAGGCAGTTCTTCTCGCACAATCTGTAACATGACGCTCCCTACTGCTTCCGCAAATTTGAGCAACACATTACCGGCGAATCCATCACAAACGATCACATCATAATCACCGGAGAGAACATCCCGGCCTTCAGCATTGCCGATGAAGGGAATTAGGGGATTTTGATCTAATAACTGGTGAGTGCGAATGGCTAAGTCATTTCCTTTACAGGATTCTTCGCCAATGTTTAATAGTCCTACTTTGGGCTGGTCAATTCCCAGGACGTATTGACTATAAACCGTACCCATGAGGGCAAACTGTTCTAAAAATTGGGGGCGACAATCGACATTAGCCCCCACGTCTAGAATTAAAACCGATTTATTGGCCATCAGAGTCGGAAACATGGCCCCGATCGCCGGTCGGTCAATCCCTGGTAAGCGACCTAAACGCAGCAGAGCTGCTGCCATCGCTGCTCCAGAGTGACCCGCCGATACCACGGCATCGGCTCGGTTTTGCTTGACTAAATTCATCGCCACACTAATGGAGGCGTTTTTCTTGCGTCTGAGGGCAACCAGGGGTTCCTCATTCATGGAAATCACGCCTTCGGAAGGAACGATTTCCAGTTGGTGGGAGTGGGTGTGCTTACCAATTGATTCTTCAATCTGCTCTGGATCGCCCACCAGCAGGATTTGGACATCGAGTTCTTCTTTTGCCCTTAGCGCTCCTGCGACAATTTCATCGGGGGCGTAATCCCCACCCATTGCGTCTATTGCGATTCTTGCCGGAGTTGATCCCATTGCTCGCCAGTGATAAAAGCCTTACAAATTCTACCAAATCGTTTCACCCCAGAGATCGCCTTCTGAGAGCGATCGCCTATTTTTGTGGGGTTATTCCTCTGCGCCCGCTTCCAGAATACGTTGGAATAAATACCCTGTACCCCTAGCGGTGAGGATTAATTCCGGATTACTGGGATCTTCCTCTAACTTAGCTCGCAGCCTTGAGATATGAACATCCACCACACGGGTATCTACATGACGTTCTGGGGTATAGCCCCATACCTCCTGTAGAATCTCGGAACGGGAGAAAGGTTCTCCCGAACGACTCACCAACAGTTCCAGAAGACTAAACTCCATCCCCGTCAGGCGAATGCGTTCATCTCCTTTATAAACTTGTCGTTTATTGGTATCGATGCGGATATTGCTCACCTGGATCACGCCAGAGCTAGGAATGCCAGAGGTGCTGGTTTTATCTACTCGGCGGAGAACTGAACGAATGCGAGCTTCGAGTTCTTTGGGGGAAAAAGGTTTGACGACATAATCATCGGCTCCCAATTCCAGACCCGTGATGCGATCGGCCACATCTCCCAGGGCAGTTAACATAATGATGGGTACATCCGATTCTTTACGGAGTTCTTGGCAGACTCCATAACCATCGAGCTTGGGCATCATCACATCCAAAACCACCAAATCCGGTAGGATATGGCGAAAGGTTTCTAGGGCTTCTTCCCCATCACCAGCCGTGACCACATCGTACCCGATCATCGATAATCGGGTTTCTAAGATGCGTCGGATACTGGCTTCATCGTCAACAACCAGAATTTTTTCTTTGTCCAAGTGCCGTAACTCTCCTTGACCTCTGAATTCTGCTGCAAAAGTTTACTTAACTACTCTTAACACTACGATATTATGTTATTGGGCGTTTGAGCAATACAGAGGGAAAATCGAGGTAAACCTCTCGCTGATAACAACAACCCGGCTTCACGAAACCGTTGGATGCGATCTCAAGCCATGTGACTATGAGTCAGTGGACTAGGAGTCACTATTCACAGAGACAGCGCTTTGCGCTGTTAAGTAATGAGTAATGAGTAATGAGTAAGAAAGTTCCTCTGAGTGTTGTGTAAGGGCAGATTGAGGGCGATTCAAATGTATCGCATAACACTGAAAACTGCTGTATAGCATAAGTTATGTTCCTCTAGTTTTCTCACAAATTCACTCCCTTCACCATAGAGACTAAAGGTGATATTTTGATAGACTCCATAAGCATTAACTTTAGCTATTGATACTCTATTTTATTCTATCTTCATCCTCGGAAAGTGACAGAAGAGGGATATGCCACTACACACAGATATGTCCTAACTTGCTAATGCAGGAATTTTCAATGGAACCAGAGCCTTATGCAACACGCTGGGCTTGGCACTTCAGTATACCTCATGGCCATTACTCTCATTATATCCAACTACAACTGCACCTACAGTTGTCCCAATTTCTGGATACATTGCTTATCATACCGATATTCTAACAACCTAAAAACTTGCTCGTAGGTTTGGAGATCGATTAACACCTCAAGAATCCCTTCTTTGTAACTCTGGTTGAACTCCTCAGCAATGCTATTGTGATGGTTTGAGTGAGCGGTAAGTTACCAGATGGCATGATACAGTATCTGAATTGAGACAAGCGATCGCACTTTGAACTACTGTACCTGATCGGGCGATCGCCCCTCTCCATTCTCCCTATCCTAGGGAGTATCAGGGTTTAGGCGATCGCAAATTCCGTATACTTCCGCTTCTCTGGAGAATAAAACGCCAACACAATATCTTCTTTCGGCACTCCTTCTCTCAATAACTCAGTCGCAATACCTTCCTCTGTCCAGTCTTCTTCAATATGAATCTTCTCATTTTTGATTCTAATATAAACCGAAATCGCTCTGACTCGCTTTCTGGAAGTCCAACCAATATCAAACCAAAGGTATTGATCTCGTTCTTCATCAAAGGATAATATTGTATCTATTCCCTCCAAGTTGGGGGTTTGGCTGGCAATGCGATCGTATTCGGTTAACGTTTTTTTCACTAGAGAGCGATAGTTTTCTAATTTATCCATTGGACAATCTCCTCATGGTTAATATCGATGACAATCAACCATATTTAATACTGTTGAATGACTAACTCAATACCTTTTTTCTGAAAAAATGTTTCATAAATATCTTGGTCAATAGCTAGGTAGAGAAAGTAAGTTGGATGAATTTGAGATAATAGAGTTCGATATAAAATGTATTGCCCTAAAGCACATTGAAATTCATGAACCGCAGACGGATTGATGAAACTTTTCATCTCGACTACAATATTGCTATCTTCTTTCTGTGCGGAAAATAGCTTTTTCCCTGCTACATCAGCAAATAAGGTCATTCCTTCGTATCTGATTGTATAGGGATCGCGAACAATTTCCCAACCATCTTTAATCAATGCATTCTTAAAGCTTTCATGATAAGTGTCTTTGGCTGGCATTTTCCTCCTATGTGTGAGTTGAGGATACTGGTATTATAGCATCGCCCCCAGACCTCCTACCCCACTATCCCTATCCCAGTGAGTAACAGGGTTTAGGCGATCGCAAATTCCGTAAACTTGCGACTTTCTGGCTCATGAAACGCTAGTACAATGTCTTCTTTGGGGACACCTTCTCTGAGTAACTCAGTTGCAATACCGTCCTCTGTCCAATCTTCTTCTATGTAAATTTTCTCATTTTTTATTCTCACATAGACAGAAACAGCTTTAATTCTTCTGCTATCTTTCCAGCCAATATTAAACCAGAGGTATTGATTTCTTTCATCATCAAACATTAACACTTCATCGATATCTGGATCGGGGACTTGTGCAGAAATGCGATCGTACTCAGTTAAAATATCCTTGATCAGTGTTTGATAGTGGATTAGTTTGTCCATTTGGTAATCTCCTCTTGATTCAGATCCACAACTAATAATGTTATGAGGACAGACAAGTATGAAACCAGAGTATAATTTTTCTCAAGCTGAACAAGGTAAATTCTATCATCCTCAAGCGAAATTGCAATATCCGATTTATCTGGAATCAGATATTGATGAATTTTTCAGGCAAATTGCACAAGAGAAAGAAATTGATGTTCAAGTGTTAGTGAATGAATGGTTACGAAAATTTTTCATTTAGAGCGGTTGACGGCGTTCAGCTTGATAACGAATTTGACGAGCATAGTTTTGACTATCCTCAATTTCAGGACGAGAATTGATTAATCCTTCTTTTTGCCAATAAGAAATCAACTCCGAGCCGGTTTTGGGAGTGTTATTCAAGACTTGTCTTAGAGAAAGGAGATGTAAAATATATTCGGATAAGGAGAGGTTAATTTGTTGGGCTTCAATCGATAATTCTTGTTCTAGTTCTTGAGGTAAATTGATCTGAATGGTCATATTGTGAAGTTAGGGATTGGGTATTGTAAATTTGGGTTTATTGTAACTTAAGATTAAGGCGATCGCCCTCTCCCTACTCTACTCCATCAGGCGATCGCCCCCACACCCCCCTCCCCATTCTCCCTATCCCAGTCAGTGTCACGGTTTAGGCGATCGCTTTCCTCCGTAAACTTCCCGGTTTCTGGCTCATGAAACACTATTTTAGGTTATGATGAGACTATCTTAATCCAAACTGCATGGAGGTAAGTATCATGTTATCCACCGAGCTAAGACAAGAATCAATGGTTAAAAGAGTTGAAAACGTTGTATCTATAATTATGGCAGAAAGTCCTTTATTTAAGGAAGATCTCGATTATGTAAAAACCGTACAAGATTTAGTAAGACTTTTTCAAGAGAATTTACCTTTTGAAGAATTTAATACCATGTCAGATGGAGAATTAAAAGAACATTGTAGTTTTATTATGGCGACAGAACTATTCACTAAAATTGGTGAAGATTTTACTCCTGAACAAATGGCTATTTTTGAAGATGCAGTTAAACGGAAATAGAAGATGAATTACTTGTTAGACACTAATATTGTGTCTTTAATAGTCAAACAAAATCGTCAAATTTTAGAAAAAATTAATAATATTAAATCGCAAAGAAAAAGTATATTTATAAGTTGTATTACTTATTTTGAAATGAGACGGGGTTTTTTAGCGGTTGATGCTCCTAAACAAAGAGAAAGGTTTAATCTGATTTGTCAAACATATCCGATTATTTTCTTAGATGATTTAGCTATATTAGAGAAAGCTGCTGAAATTCATGCTAATTTGAGATTAAGGGGTTTACCGATACAAACTGAAGATGTTTTAATTGCAGCGAGTGCAATGGTTAAGAATTTGATTATGGTTTCTAATGATACGGATTTAGCCAGAGTTGAAGGTTTGAGTTTAGAGAATTGGTCAGAATTATAAACATTGAGTTTAGCCTCTCTTGGATAAGAGATCGCCCCCACACCCCCCTCCCCATTATCCCTATCCCAGCGAGTATAACGGTTTAGGCGATTGCCTCCGTAAACTTCCGCGTTTCATGCGCCTGAAACGCCAGTACAAGGTCTTCTGTGGGTACACCTTTCATCCCTAGTCATCGGTTGGAGTCATTTTAGGTTATGATAAGATTATTTGAATGTGGCTACCTGGAGGTAAGTATCATGTTATCCACTGAGCTGAAACAAAAATCGATAGTCAAAAGAATTGAGGATATTGTTTCGATTTTGATGGCAGAAGACTCCTTATTTGAAGAAGATTTAAATTACTCACAAATGGTAAATCTTTTGGTTAGTCTTGCTCAAGAAAACCTGAGTTTTGAAGAGTTTAATAGTATGCCAGATGCTGAATTGAAAGAACATTGTAGTTGTGTCATGGCTACGGAAGTCTTGTCAAAGATAGGGCAAGAGTTTACGCCTGAGCAAATGGCTATATTTGATGAAGCAGTTAAGCGAAAATAGTTTTTCTATGACCTATCTATTAGACACAAATATTGTTTCGTTAGCAGTCAAAGATAATTTGAAAATAAAGGCTAAACTAGAAGCAATAAACTTTCAAGGTAAAACCATTTATATTAGTTGTATCACTTATTTTGAAATTAGGAGAGGGTTTTTAGCGGTTGATGCACCTAAACAAAGGGAAAGATTTAACAAATTTCGCCAAAAGTATCCGATGATTCTCTTAGATGATTTAGCCATATTGGAAAAAGCGGCTGAAATTCATGCTAATTTGAGATTAAGAGGTTTACCGATTCAAACTGAAGATGTTTTAATTGCGGCGAGTGCAATGGTTAAGAATTTGATTATGGTTTCTAATGATACGGATTTAGCCAGAGTTGAAGGTTTGAGTTTAGAGAATTGGTCAGAATTATAAGAATTTATTGAGCTGAACCCAAAAAGCGATCGCCCTCTCCCTACTCTACTCCATCAGGCGATCGCCCCCACACTCCCCTCCCCATTCTCCCTATCCCAGTGAGTACCAGGGTTTAGGCGATCGCGAATTCCGTAAACTTCCGAGTTTCTGGCTCATGAAACACTATTTTAGGTTATGATGAGACTATCTTAATCCAAACTGCATGGAGGTAAGTATCATGTTATCCACAGAGCTGAGACAAGAATCGATAGTCAAGAGAATTGGGGATGTAGTTTCGATTTTGATGGAAGAACGCCCTTTATTCCAAGAAGATCTTAATGATTCAGAAATGATTCAACTTTTAGTTAAACTTGCTCAAGATAACTTAAGCTTTGAAGAATTTGATAGTATGCCAGATGCTGAGTTAAAAGAACATTGTAGTTTTGTTATGGCTACAGAACTTTTGTCAAAAATTGGTCAAGATTTTACTCCTGAGCAAATGGCTATCTTTGATGAAGCGATAAAACGAAAGTAGTAGACTTATGAGTTATTTATTAGACACCAATATTATTTCTTTAGCTGTCAAAGATAATTTGAAAATAAAAGCTAAACTAGAAGGACTAAAATTTCAAAGAAGAAAAATTAATTTTAGTTGCATTACTTATTTTGAAGTCAGGAGAGGCTTCCTGGCTGTTGATGCTCCTAAACAACGGGAACGCTTTAATCAAATTTGCCAAGATTATCAAATTATTTTCTTAGATGATTTAGCTATATTAGAGAAAGCTGCTGAAATTCATGCTAATTTGAGATTAAGGGGTTTACCGATACAAACTGAAGATGTTTTAATTGCAGCGAGTGCAATGGTTAAGAATTTGATTATGGTTTCTAATGATACGGATTTAGCCAGAGTTGAAGGTTTGAGTTTAGAGAATTGGTCAGAATTATAAACATTGAGTTTAGCCTCTCTTGGATAAGAGATCGCCCCCACACCCCCCTCCCCATTCTCCCTATCCCAGTCAGTGCAACGGTTTAGGCGATCAGAACAGCAACTTCCCCGACTAAATATCTAGTCCCCAAACTTTCATAGCGATATTTACCAACATTTCTTGGCGTTGATCAATAGAAGAATCATCCCATACTTTGAAATTAACTAAACCAAGCTGACTCATAGCACGATTTAGCTGTGTATCGTTACCAACATGAGGAATTTCCGATAAAGAACGAGTTATTAAAATTTGAGATTGCTGATATCCCGATAATTTATCATCATAATCATTGTCAGAAATAGAACTATTAATTGTTTTTTCTAACAAAGTTAAATTTCCTAGTTTTTGTGATTTTAAATTCTTCCTAGATTGTGGTAGTATATGTTCAATGGTAATATTCTTATCAAGATAAAATCCTAATTCTTTACTATTTCCATATGCTGTTTTTTCAACAAATTGTGAAATTTTAGCTAAAATATAGCGAAGACGATATTTCGCTAAATTAGATTCAGATAGTTGAAGCAAAGATTGCCTAAAATCGTCTTTTAAAGAATTAAGTTCAGGAATAAAGTATTTTTCAATAAAAGAATCTAGTTCCTCACTCGTCTTCACCAATCTTAAGTGTTTTGACCAACGCGCAAACTCACGACCCAAATTAAAATCTTTGCGTCTAGTTTTTCTTGTAATAGCGTAAACAAAAAATAAGTTTTCAAGATACAAGGATAATTTATTAAAAAGATCTATTCTTAAAAAACGTCCGCT contains:
- a CDS encoding XisI protein, translated to MDKLIHYQTLIKDILTEYDRISAQVPDPDIDEVLMFDDERNQYLWFNIGWKDSRRIKAVSVYVRIKNEKIYIEEDWTEDGIATELLREGVPKEDIVLAFHEPESRKFTEFAIA
- a CDS encoding type II toxin-antitoxin system VapC family toxin — protein: MSYLLDTNIISLAVKDNLKIKAKLEGLKFQRRKINFSCITYFEVRRGFLAVDAPKQRERFNQICQDYQIIFLDDLAILEKAAEIHANLRLRGLPIQTEDVLIAASAMVKNLIMVSNDTDLARVEGLSLENWSEL
- a CDS encoding XisI protein, whose translation is MDKLENYRSLVKKTLTEYDRIASQTPNLEGIDTILSFDEERDQYLWFDIGWTSRKRVRAISVYIRIKNEKIHIEEDWTEEGIATELLREGVPKEDIVLAFYSPEKRKYTEFAIA
- a CDS encoding XisH family protein, whose protein sequence is MPAKDTYHESFKNALIKDGWEIVRDPYTIRYEGMTLFADVAGKKLFSAQKEDSNIVVEMKSFINPSAVHEFQCALGQYILYRTLLSQIHPTYFLYLAIDQDIYETFFQKKGIELVIQQY
- a CDS encoding type II toxin-antitoxin system VapC family toxin is translated as MTYLLDTNIVSLAVKDNLKIKAKLEAINFQGKTIYISCITYFEIRRGFLAVDAPKQRERFNKFRQKYPMILLDDLAILEKAAEIHANLRLRGLPIQTEDVLIAASAMVKNLIMVSNDTDLARVEGLSLENWSEL
- the rpaB gene encoding response regulator transcription factor RpaB yields the protein MDKEKILVVDDEASIRRILETRLSMIGYDVVTAGDGEEALETFRHILPDLVVLDVMMPKLDGYGVCQELRKESDVPIIMLTALGDVADRITGLELGADDYVVKPFSPKELEARIRSVLRRVDKTSTSGIPSSGVIQVSNIRIDTNKRQVYKGDERIRLTGMEFSLLELLVSRSGEPFSRSEILQEVWGYTPERHVDTRVVDVHISRLRAKLEEDPSNPELILTARGTGYLFQRILEAGAEE
- the plsX gene encoding phosphate acyltransferase PlsX, coding for MGSTPARIAIDAMGGDYAPDEIVAGALRAKEELDVQILLVGDPEQIEESIGKHTHSHQLEIVPSEGVISMNEEPLVALRRKKNASISVAMNLVKQNRADAVVSAGHSGAAMAAALLRLGRLPGIDRPAIGAMFPTLMANKSVLILDVGANVDCRPQFLEQFALMGTVYSQYVLGIDQPKVGLLNIGEESCKGNDLAIRTHQLLDQNPLIPFIGNAEGRDVLSGDYDVIVCDGFAGNVLLKFAEAVGSVMLQIVREELPQGLHGQIGTAILKPNLRRIKQRLDHAEHGGALLLGVAGVCIISHGSAQAPTIFNAIRLGKEAVDNRVLDRLRGQYQKTVAGLGASSGDQDSEG
- a CDS encoding type II toxin-antitoxin system VapC family toxin is translated as MNYLLDTNIVSLIVKQNRQILEKINNIKSQRKSIFISCITYFEMRRGFLAVDAPKQRERFNLICQTYPIIFLDDLAILEKAAEIHANLRLRGLPIQTEDVLIAASAMVKNLIMVSNDTDLARVEGLSLENWSEL
- the fabD gene encoding ACP S-malonyltransferase, whose amino-acid sequence is MTKTAWLFPGQGSQKTGMGIDLKDTPIAQDRLAQAEQILGWSVLDLCQSEAETLSRTLYTQPCLYAIETILIDLLREKGHSPDLVAGHSLGEYVALYAAGVFDFATGLELVKCRAELMENASGGKMAALIGFKSDQLQEALEKNPDVVLANDNSAMQVVISGKPEAVEQVMGQIKVKKAVALPVSGAFHSPFMEEASQKFQAVLETASFAEAKVPVLSNVDPSPATDSNTLKTRLLKQMTGSVRWRETCLKLVEEGIEKVVEIGPGNVLTGLVKRTCPGLALENIATLAQVPS
- a CDS encoding beta-ketoacyl-ACP synthase III, with product MKHMGIAITGSGSATPGAKLTNQGLSERVETSDEWISTRTGIKNRRVAGEGESLTAIATQAGFKAIEQAGISPTDLDLILLATSTPDDLFGNASQIQAALGAHQAVAFDLTAACSGFLFALVTAAQYIRTGTYQKVLVIGADLLSRWVNWSDRTTCVLFGDGAGAIVMEANPGDRLLGFELKSDGTQNHCLQLAYQPKYEEIIPNLSVGQGTYQFITMNGKEVYRFAVQKVPEVIEKALFHAQISSEQIDWLILHQANQRILDAVAKRLNIPQEKVLSNLANYGNTSAASIPLVLDEAVRSGKIQPGDLIAASGFGAGLTWGSAIFRWGR